One stretch of Oncorhynchus tshawytscha isolate Ot180627B linkage group LG21, Otsh_v2.0, whole genome shotgun sequence DNA includes these proteins:
- the hs3st1 gene encoding heparan sulfate glucosamine 3-O-sulfotransferase 1, giving the protein MAAFFFGLLLFAMQPPPIPSRPAERGDRGPPPSPTASSPLALNDTGATGHPNGTLKQLPHILIIGVRKGGTRALIEMLSLHSAVAAAENEVHFFDWESHFQKGIPWYLSQMPFALPDQLTVEKTPAYFTSSKVPERIHDMNPGIKLLLILRDPTERVLSDYTQVFYNRLQKHKRYQPIESLLVKDGEINLGYKALNRSLYHLHLQNWLRYFPLESIHVVDGDKLIRDPFPEMKRVERFLNLEPQINASNFYFNKTKGFYCLRDHGRERCLHDSKGRAHPHVAPAILHKLYRFFHEPNRKFFELVGRTFNWN; this is encoded by the coding sequence ATGGCGGCCTTTTTCTTCGGGCTGCTTCTCTTCGCGATGCAGCCCCCCCCTATCCCCTCCAGGCCTGCGGAGAGGGGTGACCGGGGACCCCCTCCGTCCCCCACCGCCTCTTCCCCACTGGCCCTCAATGACACCGGGGCCACCGGCCACCCCAACGGAACCTTAAAGCAGTTGCCTCACATCCTCATCATCGGCGTCAGGAAGGGCGGCACACGGGCGCTCATCGAGATGCTCAGCCTGCACAGCGCGGTAGCGGCGGCCGAGAACGAGGTGCATTTTTTTGACTGGGAGAGTCACTTCCAGAAGGGCATACCCTGGTATCTCAGCCAGATGCCCTTCGCCCTCCCTGACCAGCTGACTGTGGAGAAAACCCCTGCCTACTTCACCTCCAGCAAGGTGCCTGAACGCATCCATGACATGAACCCAGGCATCAAGCTGCTGCTCATTCTCCGGGACCCAACCGAGCGGGTTCTGTCGGACTACACCCAGGTCTTCTACAACCGTCTGCAGAAGCACAAGCGCTACCAGCCCATCGAGTCGTTGCTTGTGAAGGACGGGGAGATCAACCTAGGATACAAAGCTCTCAACCGTAGCCTGTATCACCTGCACCTTCAGAACTGGCTGCGTTACTTCCCCCTAGAGAGCATCCATGTTGTGGACGGGGATAAGCTGATCAGGGACCCCTTCCCGGAGATGAAGAGAGTGGAGAGGTTCCTGAATCTAGAACCGCAGATAAACGCATCTAACTTCTACTTTAACAAGACTAAAGGCTTCTACTGCCTGAGGGACCACGGGCGAGAGCGTTGTTTACATGACTCTAAGGGCAGGGCGCACCCTCACGTGGCTCCCGCCATCCTCCACAAACTCTACCGATTCTTTCATGAACCCAATAGGAAGTTCTTTGAGCTTGTGGGCCGAACATTCAACTGGAACTGA